The following coding sequences are from one Halictus rubicundus isolate RS-2024b chromosome 11, iyHalRubi1_principal, whole genome shotgun sequence window:
- the LOC143359237 gene encoding quinone oxidoreductase-like protein 2, with protein MSVTLSRRVLTNFCEYHLRKFPIRTRVIKFSTTAKYNKPNLDSKNDPASETISAAVLKYFGGPLVVDHFEPPKISQPNEVVVDVQYSTLSASDVLLADNSYTFQPNLPMILGQEFAGKLVQVGEEAQKSGYKVGDKVVALNKDCFGGLSEQCIANVEDIWKLPAEVKTIDAVSLIDDYVTAMLALESKVILQEDDIIIINVGMSSIGLAAVDLAANVYKAKVIGVCATEEGADLARGKGTVLATLKYKEGKVMKQLEEIAAEKDIKAIFADADGEHLKQVMSCFTSIYKSGATMKDLLRDDNFAVVVHHLSREGRLIIAGSTATITETDADRFRVTGFSLREYKEKKPEEYRQAGDDVLQFFEEGHIKPTCALTVGLCNINDAMGFVHNSKSPGKVIVDIRNKEDKAELVKKE; from the exons ATGTCGGTCACACTGAGCAGAAGAGTTTTAACCAATTTTTGTGAATATCATCTCAGAAAATTTCCAATACGAACGAGGGTGATTAAATTCAGCACCACAGCGAAGTATAACAAACCTAACCTAGACAGCAAGAACGATCCGGCTTCTGAAACAATTTCTGCCGCAGTGCTGAAATACTTTGGCGGTCCTCTGGTTGTGGATCATTTTGAGCCTCCAAAAATATCACAACCGAACGAA GTCGTCGTAGACGTGCAGTATAGTACCCTGAGTGCATCAGACGTCTTGCTAGCCGACAATTCGTACACCTTTCAACCAAATTTGCCAATGATACTTGGTCAGGAGTTTGCTGGCAAATTGGTCCAGGTTGGAGAGGAGGCACAGAAAAGTGGGTACAAGGTCGGGGACAAGGTGGTTGCACTCAACAAAGACTGTTTCGGGGGTCTCAGTGAACAGTGCATAGCTAACGTCGAA GACATTTGGAAGCTACCAGCCGAGGTTAAGACCATTGATGCAGTTAGTCTGATCGATGACTATGTCACGGCAATGCTTGCATTAGAGAGCAAAGTTATCCTCCAGGAGGATGAtatcattattattaatgtGGGGATGAGCAGCATTGGCCTGGCTGCTGTTGACCTTGCTGCTAATGTTTACAAAGCTAAG GTGATAGGGGTCTGTGCTACCGAAGAAGGGGCAGACCTAGCCAGAGGCAAGGGTACAGTCCTCGCGACCTTGAAATACAAGGAAGGCAAGGTAATGAAACAATTAGAGGAGATAGCAGCTGAGAAAGACATTAAGGCTATTTTTGCTGATGCTGATGGGGAGCACTTGAAACAAGTGATGAGCTG CTTCACCAGTATCTACAAAAGCGGCGCGACAATGAAAGACTTGTTGCGAGACGACAACTTTGCTGTAGTTGTACATCACTTATCTCGCGAAG GCCGGTTAATAATTGCTGGATCAACTGCGACCATAACGGAGACCGATGCGGATCGTTTCAGGGTAACTGGGTTCAGTTTGAGAGAGTACAAGGAAAAGAAACCCGAGGAATATCG TCAAGCTGGCGACGacgttctacaatttttcgagGAGGGTCACATTAAACCCACCTGCGCGCTCACTGTCGGACTGTGCAATATAAACGATGCAATGGGTTTCGTACATAACAGCAAATCACCTGGAAAA GTCATAGTCGATATAAGGAACAAGGAAGATAAAGCAGAATTAGTGAAGAAAGAATAA